A window from candidate division WOR-3 bacterium encodes these proteins:
- a CDS encoding 4-hydroxy-tetrahydrodipicolinate reductase: MKKPVGIILNGANGKMGRLLKDLIDKDERYRIVSIHDAGSELSDSSKGDVVVDFSSPKGFQKALETCLKFKTGFFSGTTGLDQSHKDAIGSASKSIPVFYSPNMSIGVNLLVKIISENSRILKNYDAEIVEIHHKAKKDSPSGTALLLAETAGVDISKIHAIREADIPGDHWIYFARRGELLEFHHRAVSREVFAGGALEAIFWFSGQTTGFYSMKDFLSTSL, translated from the coding sequence ATGAAGAAACCCGTTGGTATAATTTTAAACGGAGCTAATGGAAAAATGGGCAGGCTTTTAAAAGACCTGATCGACAAAGACGAGCGTTATAGGATAGTGTCGATCCACGACGCGGGTTCAGAGCTTTCAGACAGCTCCAAGGGAGATGTAGTCGTCGATTTTTCCTCTCCAAAAGGTTTTCAAAAAGCATTGGAAACATGCCTGAAGTTCAAAACCGGTTTTTTTTCAGGCACGACAGGCCTTGACCAGTCTCATAAAGACGCAATTGGCTCAGCGAGCAAATCCATACCGGTTTTTTACTCTCCTAACATGTCTATAGGGGTCAACTTGCTTGTCAAAATAATATCGGAAAACAGCCGGATTTTAAAAAATTACGACGCAGAGATAGTGGAGATTCACCACAAGGCGAAGAAGGATTCACCGAGCGGAACAGCCCTTCTTTTGGCCGAAACGGCTGGAGTGGACATATCGAAAATACACGCTATAAGGGAAGCTGATATACCAGGGGATCATTGGATCTATTTTGCAAGGAGGGGCGAGCTCCTTGAATTCCACCATAGAGCAGTGTCGAGAGAAGTATTCGCGGGGGGGGCTTTGGAAGCCATTTTCTGGTTTTCTGGACAAACCACAGGGTTTTATTCGATGAAGGATTTCCTCTCAACGTCTCTATGA
- a CDS encoding ATP-dependent RecD-like DNA helicase: protein MRMEIRAELLKIIYEHSERAWAVAKFRNSKDFIAAGNIPFPLIGRFYRLTGEWTVHPKFGVQFNVTSSFPEEADSVRGILAFLSSGKIKGVGPKTAQKIVQIFGEKTSEVLENQPFRLREVKGLKKSLVESIAEEWKKDSSRRNAFVYVSKYGVGPRTAEKIVEEVGAENVVSVLKTNPWILSETVGGIGFKRADKIALEMGIDMNSPLRLKAALDYVLSEAVSLGHTCYPAQMLVREVSKITQVEISEISVIFNEMIHKNLVRIESFSGQNYAYPFSTYRAEKTVCGEILRIMSKNKDYMKSANGAEKPSNPLEKALWNIGLSSISVITGGPGTGKTTLIKKIAQFYDGRIELCAPTGRAAKRLEEITGKKARTIHRFLGYNPATGAFTFNSLKRIDETLVIVDESSMVDIFLASSLLESLGEETKIVFVGDADQLPPVGPGIFFRDLVQFGSIPALKLEEVFRQNSESGILSGAKNILEGKKPNFNPKDFVFVKKEGASEISDEVCRIAGIEMKKRYGCRTPEAVQVITPVNGGEVGTSELNKKLAELFNPGKTRRPSLGDKVLQVQNDYDLEIFNGDTGIVVEEKKHSLTVDFSYKTVEIENEKIDNVVLGYAVTVHKSQGTEYPAVVIVLYSGHYVMLARDLLYTAVTRGKEIVIIVGDTKALYRALSNDVSSKRYFFLKERLEMEKRKER, encoded by the coding sequence ATGAGGATGGAAATCAGAGCTGAACTTCTAAAGATCATATACGAACACTCCGAAAGGGCTTGGGCTGTAGCCAAATTCAGGAATTCAAAAGATTTTATCGCTGCAGGAAATATCCCTTTCCCATTAATTGGAAGGTTTTACAGATTGACAGGAGAATGGACCGTTCATCCCAAGTTTGGCGTCCAATTCAACGTCACTTCATCGTTTCCTGAAGAAGCAGATTCTGTGAGAGGAATACTCGCTTTCCTCTCAAGCGGCAAAATCAAAGGGGTGGGACCGAAGACGGCTCAAAAAATAGTACAGATATTTGGAGAGAAGACGTCGGAGGTTCTAGAAAATCAGCCTTTTCGGCTCAGAGAAGTCAAAGGACTTAAAAAATCCCTCGTCGAATCAATAGCGGAAGAATGGAAAAAAGATTCTAGCCGGAGAAACGCTTTTGTGTATGTCTCCAAATACGGTGTTGGACCCAGGACCGCGGAGAAAATAGTCGAAGAGGTAGGGGCTGAAAATGTCGTGTCAGTCCTGAAGACCAACCCCTGGATTTTGTCTGAAACTGTAGGCGGAATAGGTTTTAAGAGGGCTGACAAAATTGCTCTTGAAATGGGAATAGACATGAATTCTCCGCTTCGGTTGAAGGCTGCGTTGGATTATGTTCTGTCGGAAGCTGTTTCACTGGGTCACACTTGTTATCCCGCCCAAATGCTTGTCAGAGAAGTTTCAAAAATAACCCAGGTAGAAATTTCTGAAATTTCTGTGATTTTCAACGAAATGATCCATAAAAACCTTGTCAGGATCGAAAGCTTTTCAGGGCAAAATTACGCATACCCATTTTCGACTTATAGGGCTGAAAAGACTGTCTGCGGAGAAATTTTGAGGATTATGTCTAAAAATAAAGACTATATGAAAAGCGCAAATGGGGCTGAAAAACCGTCAAATCCTTTGGAAAAAGCGCTTTGGAACATCGGGCTGTCTTCTATAAGCGTCATCACCGGCGGGCCAGGCACGGGAAAGACGACGCTCATAAAAAAAATCGCCCAGTTCTACGACGGGAGGATCGAACTCTGCGCGCCCACAGGACGTGCGGCGAAAAGGCTTGAGGAGATCACCGGCAAAAAAGCCAGAACCATCCATCGTTTTCTTGGGTACAACCCCGCGACCGGAGCTTTTACCTTCAATTCTTTAAAGAGAATTGACGAAACCCTAGTTATAGTGGACGAGAGCTCGATGGTGGATATTTTTCTGGCTTCGAGTTTGCTCGAATCTCTGGGGGAAGAGACAAAAATAGTTTTTGTCGGGGACGCAGATCAACTGCCGCCTGTAGGTCCCGGAATTTTTTTCAGAGACCTTGTCCAGTTCGGTTCTATACCCGCTCTGAAGCTGGAAGAAGTCTTCAGACAAAACTCCGAAAGCGGTATTTTATCCGGAGCCAAAAATATTCTCGAAGGCAAAAAACCGAATTTCAACCCGAAGGATTTCGTATTTGTGAAAAAAGAGGGTGCGTCGGAAATTTCCGATGAGGTATGCAGAATAGCAGGAATAGAGATGAAGAAAAGGTACGGCTGCAGAACACCCGAAGCCGTCCAGGTAATAACACCTGTCAACGGTGGTGAAGTAGGAACTTCGGAGCTTAACAAAAAACTCGCAGAACTTTTCAACCCCGGTAAAACTCGACGGCCATCTCTCGGCGACAAGGTCCTTCAGGTTCAGAACGACTACGACCTTGAAATTTTCAACGGAGACACCGGCATCGTGGTCGAAGAAAAAAAACACTCTCTGACGGTCGATTTTTCATACAAAACTGTTGAGATAGAAAATGAAAAGATAGATAATGTCGTCTTGGGGTACGCAGTCACGGTTCACAAGTCCCAGGGCACGGAATACCCCGCGGTAGTGATAGTCCTATATTCCGGTCATTACGTCATGCTCGCGAGGGATCTTCTCTACACGGCTGTTACGAGAGGAAAAGAAATAGTCATCATTGTCGGCGACACCAAAGCTCTCTACAGAGCTCTTTCGAACGACGTATCTTCAAAGAGGTACTTCTTTTTGAAAGAGAGGCTGGAGATGGAAAAGCGAAAGGAAAGGTAG
- a CDS encoding agmatine deiminase family protein translates to MFFLILSQSQFSTPLQCDISPRRTGERIEDGMSIDHSPHDPGPLKPLLPENYPSMIRDVIVPTDPPTPLVRMCAEWEPAVSVLIRYPVGLPWDLISQLAQDLHVTCLASNVSSAQSAFVSHGISLSDVSFVSTQTESYWTRDYGPWMLFDGTDSIGISDHVYNRRYTHGRIDDDESNWDLAPALGINLWKTLLAHTGGNMMCDGHGTAMSSNNVYFDDNPSLSVDSVNSLMLAYWGIQTYYTFSDPLGSYINHIDCYAKFLSETKVAVITNGIDDYNLNQLAAQISSLTNCYGENYEVVRLNCPDGIEAAYVNSLILNGKVYVPLTGVTTYDTAALNFYEREMQGYDAVGFQYTGASGFEPTDAIHCRTMAIFDPGMLYVDHDPYIDTADSRVRAFVHPYSGSGVKTDSVFFFWKLSSETQFVNYEVMNRVPGFDDSFFLYLPQPVGEAFLTIDYFIQASDSSGRTQKDPFTAPLGYYTITYETSNRVEEQIPPVNTPDVQFRSSVSERILEVEFSIPEMTKVSIGIFDVTGREVVQLCGGSFSAGTHVFTRDLDDFSRVNTLSAGRYFVFARIGKNSFSEKIFFYR, encoded by the coding sequence GTGTTTTTTTTGATTTTGTCTCAAAGCCAATTTTCGACACCGCTACAGTGTGATATCAGCCCCCGCAGAACAGGAGAGAGGATCGAAGACGGCATGTCAATAGATCATTCTCCGCACGATCCCGGTCCCCTGAAACCTCTCCTGCCGGAAAATTACCCTAGTATGATTAGGGATGTAATAGTGCCGACGGATCCCCCGACTCCGCTGGTCAGGATGTGCGCGGAGTGGGAACCCGCTGTGTCGGTTTTGATAAGGTACCCCGTTGGTCTTCCCTGGGATTTGATATCACAGCTTGCTCAAGACCTTCATGTCACTTGCCTTGCGAGCAACGTCTCTTCGGCTCAGTCGGCTTTTGTCAGCCACGGAATCTCTCTTTCCGACGTAAGTTTTGTATCTACTCAGACAGAATCATATTGGACGAGGGACTACGGACCTTGGATGCTTTTCGACGGAACCGACTCCATTGGAATATCCGACCACGTCTACAACAGAAGGTACACCCACGGCAGGATAGACGACGACGAGTCCAACTGGGATCTAGCCCCGGCTCTCGGGATCAACCTGTGGAAGACCTTGTTGGCGCACACAGGCGGGAACATGATGTGCGACGGCCACGGAACGGCAATGTCGAGCAACAACGTGTACTTTGACGACAACCCTTCTCTTTCCGTTGATTCGGTCAACTCATTGATGCTCGCCTACTGGGGAATTCAGACCTATTACACCTTCAGCGATCCTCTCGGAAGTTATATAAACCACATAGACTGCTACGCAAAATTTCTTTCGGAAACTAAAGTGGCAGTTATAACGAATGGTATTGATGATTACAACTTAAACCAACTCGCCGCCCAGATATCTTCTCTGACGAACTGCTACGGAGAGAACTATGAAGTGGTCAGGCTTAACTGCCCTGACGGTATAGAAGCCGCCTACGTCAACAGCCTTATTCTGAACGGAAAAGTCTATGTTCCGTTGACCGGCGTGACGACCTACGACACCGCGGCTCTCAATTTCTACGAGAGGGAGATGCAGGGTTACGACGCAGTAGGTTTTCAATACACAGGGGCTTCCGGTTTTGAACCGACGGACGCGATTCACTGCAGGACTATGGCGATATTCGATCCGGGAATGCTCTACGTCGACCATGACCCCTACATAGACACTGCAGATTCAAGGGTCAGGGCTTTCGTGCATCCATACAGCGGATCAGGTGTAAAAACCGATTCGGTTTTCTTTTTCTGGAAGCTATCTTCTGAAACACAGTTCGTGAATTACGAAGTTATGAATAGAGTGCCGGGTTTTGATGACAGTTTTTTTCTGTATTTGCCGCAGCCCGTGGGTGAGGCTTTTTTGACCATAGATTACTTTATCCAGGCGAGCGACTCTTCGGGAAGGACGCAAAAAGATCCATTCACCGCGCCACTGGGTTACTACACCATAACATACGAGACGTCAAACCGCGTAGAGGAGCAAATCCCGCCGGTGAACACACCGGATGTCCAGTTCAGGTCATCTGTGTCCGAAAGGATTCTCGAAGTTGAATTTTCAATTCCCGAGATGACAAAAGTATCCATCGGAATTTTCGACGTCACAGGAAGAGAAGTTGTTCAGCTTTGCGGGGGATCTTTCTCAGCGGGAACCCATGTTTTCACACGCGACTTAGACGACTTTTCAAGAGTCAACACCCTTTCTGCAGGAAGGTATTTTGTATTTGCGAGAATTGGAAAAAACTCTTTTTCTGAAAAAATCTTTTTTTAC